The following proteins are co-located in the Silene latifolia isolate original U9 population chromosome 1, ASM4854445v1, whole genome shotgun sequence genome:
- the LOC141642729 gene encoding uncharacterized protein LOC141642729, translating to MVNDDWLLKYPDTSTMFHPEGIFDHCPCTMNMNPDRERKRGSFKYFNMWGKDSDFIKIVKDVWDAHISGHKIFQFVKKLKLLKKPLKDLNGSAYAQIETTTKLAQVMLHDAQIKLHLDPKNVILQREAKDAALIYKERVEAKRSFLAQKAKVHWVSDGDGNTKFFHSAIKAKRMQNKILCRIYL from the exons ATGGTTAATGATGATTGGCTTCTTAAATACCCTGACACTAGTACTATGTTCCACCCTGAAGGCATTTTTGACCACTGCCCTTGCACTATGAATATGAATCCTGATAGGGAAAGGAAAAGAGGGAGttttaaatactttaatatgtggggcaAGGACTCTGACTTTATCAAGATAGTTAAGGATGTTTGGGATGCTCATATTTCTGGTCATAAAATTTTTCAGTTTGTCAAGAAACTTAAGTTGCTGAAAAAACCATTGAAAGATTTGAATGGCTCTGCTTATGCTCAGATTGAGACCACTACAAAACTTGCTCAAGTGATGCTTCATGATGCTCAGATTAAGTTGCACTTGGATCCTAAGAACGTAATTCTCCAGAGGGAGGCCAAAGATGCTGCTCTGATTTATAAAGAAAGGGTTGAGGCTAAGAGGAGTTTCTTAGCTCAAAAAGCTAAAGTCCATTGGGTATCTGATGGGGATGGCAACACAAAGTTTTTCCACAGTGCTATTAAGGCTAAGAGAATGCAGAATAAGATTTTGTgtaggatttatct atga
- the LOC141601813 gene encoding stress-response A/B barrel domain-containing protein HS1-like, with protein sequence MCIIKDGKMSNGKGVVKHVLLAKLKDDLSPDKIEEYINSYADLINHIPLMKSFVWGKDVSIGNRHQGFTHIFESTFESTEAVAEYVVHEKHVMFVNRFQGYLEKVLIIDYKPTSFSL encoded by the exons ATGTGCATAATCAAAGACGGAAAGATGTCAAATGGAAAAGGAGTAGTGAAGCATGTATTGTTAGCTAAGTTGAAAGACGATCTCTCACCTGACAAAATTGAAGAGTACATTAATAGCTATGCTGACCTTATCAATCACATTCCTCTCATGAAGTCCTTTGTTTg GGGTAAAGATGTGAGCATTGGGAACCGTCATCAGGGTTTTACTCACATCTTCGAGTCAACATTTGAGAGCACCGAAGCCGTTGCAGAGTATGTTGTACACGAAAAGCATGTCATGTTCGTAAATCGCTTCCAAGGTTACTTGGAAAAGGTCCTCATTATCGACTACAAACCCACTTCTTTTTCCCTTTGA
- the LOC141601839 gene encoding chromophore lyase CRL, chloroplastic, whose translation MVEGDIQSSSSSSNSPSSSKNGGGGGGEGWNTAKGFFIKTLVVIGGALFIRRLTKSTTRRDHARLVTNSLSGQKNSREQAARDPDHYFNLRMIACPAADMVDGTSVLYVEQAFWRTPQKPFRQRFYMVKPCPKEMKCDVELSTYAIRDMEEYKNFCDRPKDQRPLPEEVIGDIAEHLTTVPLKRCERGKKCLYEGTTPPEGFPNTWSGAAYCTSELAILKNNEVHVWDRGYDENGNQVWGVKEGPYEFKPASTSSFKDLYSPLNLLTPLALDKRIEGSFVLQD comes from the exons ATGGTAGAAGGAGATAtacaatcatcatcatcatcgtcaaatTCACCATCATCATCTAAAAAtggaggaggtggaggaggagaaGGATGGAATACAGCAAAAGGGTTTTTCATTAAAACTTTAGTTGTTATTGGTGGGGCCCTCTTCATTCGTCGTCTTACTAAATCCACCACTCGCCGCGACCACGCTCGTCTCGTTACCAACTCTCTTTCCGGCCAAAAA AATTCACGGGAACAAGCTGCACGGGACCCTGATCATTACTTCAATTTGAG AATGATCGCTTGCCCTGCTGCAGATATGGTGGATGGCACAAGTGTTCTATATGTCGAACAG GCATTCTGGAGAACTCCTCAGAAACCCTTTCGGCAG AGATTTTATATGGTGAAACCTTGCCCAAAGGAGATGAAATGTGATGTTGAG TTGAGTACATATGCCATTAGAGACATGGAGGAATACAAAAACTTCTGTGATCGGCCAAAGGATCAGCGTCCACTTCCTGAAGAAGTTATTGGG gatattgcagaacatttGACGACAGTTCCTCTGAAACGCTGTGAACGTGGTAAAAAATGCCTATATGAGGGGACAACACCACCTGAGGGCTTTCCCAATACTTGG AGTGGAGCAGCGTACTGTACATCAGAATTGGCAATATTGAAGAACAACGAGGTACACGTTTGGGATCGAGGATATGATGAGAATGGAAATCAG GTTTGGGGAGTCAAGGAAGGCCCTTATGAATTCAAGCCCGCCTCTACTTCTAGTTTTAAAGACTTGTATTCTCCTCTTAATTTACTTACTCCCTTAGCCTTGGACAAAAGGATAGAGGGCTCTTTTGTTTTACAAGACTGA
- the LOC141601830 gene encoding putative beta-1,4-xylosyltransferase IRX10L, with product MMEILRWVFVVLVISSFGLISIDAKKSSRSHPTERISGSAGDVLEDDPVGRLKVFVYELPSKYNKKILQKDQRCLTHMFAAEIFMHRFLLSSAVRTLNPEEADWFYTPVYTTCDLTPNGLPLPFKSPRMMRSAIQLISSNWPYWNRTEGADHFFVVPHDFGACFHYLEEKAIERGILPLLQRATLVQTFGQRNHVCLKDNSITIPPYAPPQKMQAHLIPPDTPRSIFVYFRGLFYDVGNDPEGGYYARGARAAVWENFKNNPLFDISTEHPTTYYEDMQRAVFCLCPLGWAPWSPRLVEAVIFGCIPVIIADDIVLPFADAIPWEDIGLFVDEKDVPNLDTILTSIPPEVILRKQRLLANPSVKQAMLFPQPVQPGDAFHQILNGLARKLPHDPSIFLKSGEKILNWTAGPVADLKPW from the exons ATGATGGAGATTTTgaggtgggtttttgttgttcttGTGATTTCTTCATTTGGGTTGATTTCAATTGATGCTAAGAAGTCTTCTAGGTCTCATCCAACTGAGCGCATTTCAG GTAGTGCTGGTGATGTGTTGGAAGATGACCCTGTTGGAAGACTAAAGGTTTTCGTTTACGAGCTTCCAAGCAAATACAACAAAAAGATCTTGCAGAAGGATCAAAGATGTCTTACCCACATGTTTGCGGCCGAGATATTCATGCACCGATTTCTACTGTCTAGCGCTGTTCGAACCTTAAATCCCGAAGAAGCTGATTGGTTCTACACTCCTGTGTATACTACCTGTGATTTAACTCCAAATGGCCTTCCATTGCCTTTTAAATCTCCACGCATGATGAGAAGTGCTATACAGCTTATATCTTCAAACTGGCCTTATTGGAATAGGACGGAAGGTGCAGATCACTTTTTTGTGGTCCCTCATGATTTTGGAGCATGCTTTCATTACCTG GAAGAGAAAGCCATCGAGAGAGGGATTCTGCCCTTGCTCCAGCGCGCTACCTTGGTTCAAACTTTCGGGCAACGAAATCATGTTTGCTTGAAAGATAACTCTATTACAATTCCTCCTTATGCTCCTCCACAGAAGATGCAAGCTCATTTGATCCCTCCAGACACCCCTCGGTCCATCTTTGTTTACTTCCGCGGACTCTTTTATGATGTGGGGAATGACCCTGAAGGAGGCTATTATGCAAG AGGAGCCAGAGCAGCTGTTTGGGAGAACTTCAAGAACAATCCACTCTTCGACATCTCAACAGAACATCCAACAACATACTATGAGGACATGCAAAGAGCTGTATTTTGCTTGTGCCCACTTGGCTGGGCCCCATGGAGCCCCAGATTAGTTGAAGCCGTCATATTTGGGTGCATTCCCGTCATTATAGCAGATGACATTGTTCTTCCTTTTGCTGACGCCATCCCTTGGGAAGACATCGGGTTGTTTGTTGACGAGAAGGACGTCCCCAATTTAGATACCATTTTGACTTCAATCCCTCCAGAAGTCATCTTAAGAAAGCAAAGGTTGTTGGCCAACCCCTCAGTTAAACAAGCAATGTTGTTTCCTCAACCTGTGCAACCAGGTGACGCGTTTCATCAGATCTTAAACGGTCTTGCTCGTAAACTGCCACACGATCCAAGTATTTTCTTAAAATCAGGAGAGAAGATCCTTAACTGGACAGCAGGCCCGGTCGCTGACCTAAAACCTTGGTAG
- the LOC141601843 gene encoding putative anion transporter 5 codes for MPEVRFPKRYTIVILTFICTAVCYIERVGFSIAYTIAADAAGVSQSSKGTILSTFYYGYACSQVPGGWAAQKIGGRRVLLLSFVLWSLTCALVPLDPSRVLTLVLARLLVGVAQGFIFPSIHTVLAQWVPPHERSRSVSLTTSGMYMGAAAGMLLLPSLVKFRGPQSVFLAEAALGAMWSALWFKYASDPPRSEHPKAAAAGFGENLLPIKGNQKLKVENGGSSSKTAKIPWKRILVNLPVWAIVVNNFTFHYALYVLMNWLPTYFEQGLQLSLQEMGSSKMMPYFNMFVFSNIGGWVADYLITRKVMSVTWTRKFLNTLGFLVASIALIALPMFRTSAGAVFCSSVALGFLALGRAGFAVNHMDIAPRYAGIVMGVSNTAGTLAGIVGVELTGQLLEAAKVADYDISSAESWRPVFIIPGFLCILSSIVFILFSTGERIFD; via the coding sequence ATGCCAGAAGTTAGATTTCCAAAGCGATACACAATTGTAATTTTAACGTTCATTTGCACAGCCGTCTGTTACATTGAACGGGTGGGCTTCTCAATTGCTTATACAATTGCAGCTGATGCTGCTGGAGTAAGTCAATCAAGTAAAGGCACCATACTTTCCACTTTCTACTATGGCTATGCATGCTCACAAGTACCCGGAGGATGGGCAGCTCAGAAAATAGGTGGGAGGCGTGTCCTCCTACTCTCGTTTGTTTTATGGTCTTTAACCTGTGCCCTAGTGCCACTAGACCCCAGTCGGGTCCTGACATTGGTCCTTGCACGCCTTCTTGTTGGAGTTGCTCAAGGATTTATTTTCCCGTCCATTCACACAGTTTTGGCTCAGTGGGTCCCTCCTCATGAAAGATCTAGATCTGTTTCACTCACTACATCTGGCATGTACATGGGTGCAGCTGCTGGGATGCTTCTGCTTCCAAGCTTGGTGAAGTTTAGAGGCCCACAGTCAGTCTTTTTAGCCGAAGCAGCTTTAGGAGCCATGTGGTCAGCACTTTGGTTTAAATATGCATCAGATCCTCCTCGTTCTGAGCACCCCAAAGCTGCTGCTGCTGGTTTTGGAGAAAACTTATTGCCTATTAAAggaaaccaaaagttaaaagtcGAGAATGGAGGCAGCTCTTCAAAAACTGCTAAAATTCCTTGGAAGAGGATTCTTGTCAACTTACCTGTCTGGGCTATTGTGGTTAATAATTTCACGTTCCATTATGCCTTGTATGTACTTATGAATTGGTTGCCGACGTACTTTGAACAAGGCCTACAACTTAGTCTTCAAGAGATGGGTTCTTCTAAAATGATGCCTTACTTCAACATGTTTGTATTTTCAAATATAGGTGGGTGGGTTGCTGATTATCTCATCACTAGGAAGGTTATGTCTGTAACTTGGACGAGGAAGTTCTTAAATACCTTAGGATTTCTCGTGGCGTCAATAGCACTGATAGCACTGCCCATGTTTAGAACTTCGGCTGGGGCCGTCTTTTGTTCTTCTGTGGCGCTAGGCTTCTTGGCACTTGGAAGAGCAGGGTTTGCCGTGAATCACATGGATATAGCTCCCAGATATGCTGGCATTGTTATGGGAGTTTCCAATACAGCTGGCACACTAGCTGGTATCGTTGGTGTTGAGTTAACAGGTCAGCTTCTGGAGGCTGCAAAAGTTGCTGACTATGACATCTCTAGTGCAGAAAGTTGGAGACCAGTGTTTATTATTCCTGGTTTCCTTTGTATTTTGAGTTCAATTGTGTTCATtcttttttccaccggagaaagaATTTTTGACTGA